The Citrus sinensis cultivar Valencia sweet orange chromosome 4, DVS_A1.0, whole genome shotgun sequence DNA segment GTAAAAGAACATGAGCTGATGCATGAAACCGGATACCAAAAACGTGGCGAAAACAGCTGGGAGTGAAGCCCACTTCCGACCGGTTACACGTGTAAAGATGTGTAGGGTGGGTTTGTATACGGTGGGGCGTAGGATGCCGGTGACCATGAGGTTCCATCTCTTGCCCCAGAAGTCTTGTAATGAAGTGGAAAGATACGGCTCCTTTAACTGAGGCTCCAGTTCTAACCCTAGCGTGGCTCGAGCCACGGCTGCACTGGCGGCTAATATGAGTTCAAGGAGAAAATACATGTGGATGGAATAGACAAGCAAGATGAGTTTCGGATGAACAAAGAGTACATAGTCGCTGTATTCATAAGCTAGCTGTAGCTGAACCAAAATCGCCACTAGCAGACCCTTTATTGCATAATTCAGAGGGCCTTCTCGAGCGCCAGGACTAGGGTTGTTATTTTGAGATGGGTTTGGTTTGCTGTTGTGGTGGTTGTTATTTTGGATCTTGATGGGGAGGCAAgaaacaattacaaaaagaggaagagagaTTGGTGGATGCGACGACA contains these protein-coding regions:
- the LOC102610604 gene encoding acyl-CoA--sterol O-acyltransferase 1; this encodes MEGEMKNFIKVWLSVTISLYYCYAIGKMASKGIKRLICLIPVVCIFLYLPLCLTSVHIGGTTAFFIAWLANFKLLLFAFGLGPLSSHPPISLPLFVIVSCLPIKIQNNNHHNSKPNPSQNNNPSPGAREGPLNYAIKGLLVAILVQLQLAYEYSDYVLFVHPKLILLVYSIHMYFLLELILAASAAVARATLGLELEPQLKEPYLSTSLQDFWGKRWNLMVTGILRPTVYKPTLHIFTRVTGRKWASLPAVFATFLVSGFMHQLMFFYLGRGAGLKPTWGVTWFFVLHGVCLAVELALKKAVTGRFRLPRIISGLLTVAFVMVTGCWLFFPQFTHCKLDERAFEEYAALGAFFRNVWSSFVRACKAK